A region of the Falco peregrinus isolate bFalPer1 chromosome 19, bFalPer1.pri, whole genome shotgun sequence genome:
GAGCTCAGCcccttcctctgcagggctgtttgcCATCGAGGCGGGCAAGCTGACTGGGAGGCACCCGAGCCCTTTGCACGGGTCTCCTTGGCTTCTGCCTGCCGCGTGGTGCTGACGAAGCTGTCACATTcacttccctcccttcttcagCCCTGTGATTAATTGTCCCTTTCGGTGTGTCTTCTGGTGACTGCTCATGTCCCGGATGGGCTGGGCCTGACTGCGTCACCTCGCAGCTCTGAGTGTTGGTGACAGCGGTGACGTCCCGGCTCGCATCCTGTCCTGCAGACCAAACTGGTCCTGGCCAGCCTGGGGGGTTCCCTGCAGCAGGTCAGGGGACAACGTCCGCTGGGGAAGTGGGTTTGAGCGACGACCGCTTCCTCCGGCACAGAGATGTCTGTCCGCCTGCCGCGGTGGCACGCGCCCTGGGGATATCAGTCCATCAGTCCTTGCACTTGGGAAGTTGTGGTTTGGTGGCATTTTGTGGCATTTTGGGGTCTGGGGTCAGCTATGCTGCCGGCTGCAGGCTCTGAGCCTGATGGACATCCCCGGGGGTGGCAGAGGagggggttttggtggttgttgATCCTGCCAGCGCTGCCCAGATGTTCTCAGTGTGCCTTGTTGTCTGAGCCTGCTCTCCAGCTGCCGTGGGGACCCCCGGGGACACCCTTGTCCCCTCTCAGTCCCTGAGCCGTTGGTGCAGGTGTGGGGCTGGCTGAGGTCAGTTCCTTGGGCAGGTGGCCCGAGAGGAGCCTGCAAACAGCCCCAGAGCGCGTGTGGCTGAGAACGAACATGTCTCTTGCGTTTGAGGAGCCTTTATTGCTACAGCGTTTAAGCGCTGGCTCCTTTGAAGTGCTTTGAAGCCGGGGAGTTTTCTAAAGAAGCTTTTCTCTCTGAAGCATGTCGGGCTGTTTGCCGAGACGCccggctgcctgcagcaggatcTGCTTGCCAAGGCTTCGAGCACCAGTGCGGCTTCAGGAGAGGGCTCGGGTGTCCAGGCGCGCGAGGGTCAGGACTAAAGGCATCTCCATCTTGCTTGCAGAGGACAGTCTCGCAGTACCAGGAGGAAGTGGAGCAGACAAGCTCTGCCCTGCGGAGAGCAGAGAAGAGCATGGTGGAGAAGGAGGTGCAGATGGATGAGCTGCAGAGACTCAtggcagggatggagaaggTACCGTCCCTGAAGCCATGGTGGGGGGCTGATGGGATTAGCAGAGCTGCCTGGTCCCGCTCTGCTGGGGCGGGGAATGGAAGAGCCCAGTGGTGATGAGTTTGGCAGTGCTCAGCGCAGACACCGCAGCGGGTCTTGGTCTGGCTGCAGAGTACCCACCGTACGGAGCATTTGACTTCCCAACCAGGTTTAACCCAACAGCATCGGGCAaagccagctgctgggagcagctgaaAATTGACTGTTGCCAGTTTAGACTCACATTTCCCAGGTCTAGAAGATCTGGTTGGTCTGTGCAGACTCTTCCAGGGATCCTGGAAACGAGTACACAGTCTAGACAGCCACCCAGTTCTTCTCATGGGGGCATGAACACAACCTCCAGCCTtgattatatatatttatttttttttagctgtggTCTGCTCGTAGTACTATTAAAGTCATAAATCTAACAGTGCAGTGCGAGCATGATCTGGGGCTGCGCTCCCTGGCCtgacagcagggaaggagatggGTTGGTGCCTTGCCTGTATCCTAGGGGTAAAGGAGTGGGACGACTGCTGTCGGTCACCTCTGTGGCtaccctgcctgcctgtctctTGCATGTAAATTTAACGCTCATGAAAACAACCCGCAGATTCAGCGGGGAGGCTGAGCTGAGCCTGCCTGGCTCCCTGGGTGTTTCTAGCTCCCTGCTGTGCGGCAGAGGCCAGGGAGCATGTGTTGCGACTTGTTTCCGCGTGTGTAACTCGGCCTCTCACTCCGCCACAGGAGCACAGGAGTTTGCTGCTGAAGATGAAAGAAGGTGAAGCAGAGCTGGCGAGGCTGAGAAGCGTGGAAGGTGACAAGCTCGCCGAACAAGACCGGTGAGGCTTGGCCTCTGGCTCGGCTGCCAACTCCAGAGCAAGCCCACGCCGCTGGGTCGGGGTGTCAGCTCGCTGGGGCATGACTGCACATTCCTGTGAAGGGCGTGCTTGCTCTCTGGCTTGCAAAACAGCACCCTACTCCCAAGAGCTGACTAATCTCCAAATACCTCttgaagttttgctttgctcGGAGAGATCCAGAGCTCTGGAGCTGGGCTGCCCGGAGACCTCTAGCGGCCCcgctgcaggctgggagctCGGGGCAGGTCCTAGGGAGCCTCCGGAGCAGCCGATTCTTCCCATAATGTCAGATTCATTCCACCCAGCTGGTATCCTGGTGCTCCAGGGGCTAATTGGCAGTGGCTTGTTTCTGGAAGGCCTTGTTTTGTGGTCTGACTCTTCCTGATGTTCCTGTGTCCCTGCAGTCTGTGGTTGCTAGTCTTTGTGGCTCCTGCTTGAATAGGTTttgtctctgcctctccttaCCTTGTCTagccaaaatatttcaagacCTGTGTGGCTGTAGAGGAGACCTGGCTGATAAAAAGCTGCTCTGGGCATAACTGGGTGGGTGCTCCCTTTCTGGGAAGCCATCAGATGGCTCCTGGACTCTCgtcctctccttttcccaggtcagcacagctggagaaggaggtggCCATGCTGCGGGAGAAGATACACCATCTGGATGACATGCTGAAAAGCCAGCAACGCAAAGTCCGCCAGATGATCGAGCAGGTGAGAGAAGTGGGGCTGAGGTGGGAGGACAGACAGGGGACAGCCTAGGAGGACTTGGAGgggtcaaaaagaaaaaaagaaaaagaaaaaaaaaatataagctGCTTGAAAGCAAAGAACTGGTTTGTGGGGCTGAGGGACCAGAGGGACACAAGTTCAAaggcagcccagagccctgtcctgcagcagggactgaCCCCAGGGTGACAGCCCACAGCGCTGCGGCGCgagctgccctgggctggggaagggaatAAAAGCAGTGTAAAAGGAGCGCTGTGCACCCAGCTTGGCCTGCTGAAAGAGTTAAATCTCAAGCCTGTGAGTGAAGGCTCCTTCACCTGGGGCTTAATTCTCAGACTTAATTTGAGGGGGTTTTTGATTTTTATGCAGACCTCGGAGTTAATGTTGTGGGTGTTAACAGGCAGAAGGGTGGCTGGCTAAGCTGCCCTCCTTCCTAGACATTTCCCTAGCCCAGCCATACACAAGAGGGATTTTCAACTGCTGTGAACTTTTCTGTTACAGCTCCAGAACTCCAAAACGGTGATTCAAGCCAAAGATGCCATGATCCAGGAGCTCAAGGAGAGAGTCGCTTACCTGGAGGCTGAGGTGCATATTAGCAGGGATGTTTCAGGGGGGTGCACAGGGTCTGCTCTGAGCTGGGAGCCTCTCACTGAAACCTCCTGTGTGACAGGTTTGTGTGTGCCTGCGGGtcgtggctgcgctccctcaCGGCAGTGAGCTTTGCTCTGGGCAGGGTGGCTGGCAGCAAagcccttccctggcactgacaCCTGCTTCATGTAGGAAAACATGCCCTCCGCAgccccaggggctgtgctggttCCCCAGGCTGGTGTGGTGGTTTCCagtgcagcctgggctgctggagcagctgtgaactgaagccgagtccaaaataaTCTCATCAAGCACATTTCTCTGGCAGCAAAACCCTCCTTGCTTACAAAGCTGCAGCTGAGTGCATGCGtgtcagaaattaaaattgcattCCAGCCTCTAGGATTGTAACAAGTGTCAAACCTCTCCTTTTTTGGAGAAAAACCAAGACTGCACTGGCACTTTTAGCATTGTCTTCCCTTCTTGGTGACACATTCTGGTAATTTCTGCATGGGGGCAGTGTGTGTGAGCACAGCCCGCTGTGAACCCAGGTGGAAAACAGGGTCAGGATTGGAGATTGCATGCTGGCAGGTTTCTGGTGGGTGCCCAGCAGGTCTTACAAACCATCCCAGCTCTCCTTTAGTGAGCAGTCCTTCCATGCAGCtagatttcttttccctcaaGAAAAAGCTGCCCCATTGCAAGTGATTATACCAGAGTGTTCCTCAGCAAGCATTCCgtgtgcctgcagcctgcccgTCCCCAGCTCCTCCTCGCTAACAGTGCCTCCATCTCTTGCAGAACCTGGAGATGCACGACCGCATAGAGCACCTGATCGAGAAGCAAGTCAGTCGGGGTGGCCACAGCTCCAGAGCACGCTCGAAGTCGGAGTATGTGAGCAGGTGTGTGGGGAGCAGGTGCCCTCCAGCGATGGGGGGAAGCCTGTCTGGCTGCTCAGGGTCCACATTCTacctggggcagcaggagctgcagtctGGGAGGTGATGCTGGGACTCAGGGATGTgcattgtgtggggtttttttctgtttgcagagagGTCTCTGTTCCTGCATCCCTCCTTCAGGGGAGTACAGGGGAGGAGAGATCCCTCCTGTGGCCGGTTTTGGGGGGAGCTATTGTgaccagggctggggcaggaccCTCTCCTGCAGGTTTTCTCCCCAAACCCCATCCAAGTTCTTCTAGCTGAACAAAACCCCTCTGTCTCTTGCAGCAAAAGGCTGTCAGGCCCCAAGCCACTGCCTCTCATTCGAGTAGTGGAAACATGAGTTTCGAGGGCTGGTCCGAGCTGAAGACTCCCCTTGTTATCGTTGACTGGATTTCCCTGCTTGACTGCCGTCCTCTGGCCTCTGTGCTCCCAGAGTCTCCCCGGAGCTGTCGGCGGAGGGCTGTGCCCTGGAGAACTGTGGCAGCCGAGGACAGATGTAGCCGGGGCGGtcctggcagaggaaggaggtTTGGGAAGCGTCCACATTGCTGTCTCCATTGGGTCCCAAGGTCACACGGATGCCAGTTTGGAGGCTGGGACCCACCAGCCCCGGCGTGGACAAGGTGGCGCTCTGGCTGGAGTGCCAGGCTCGCCTTCCCTGGTCAGTCCTGGGTTTGCTGGGGTTGCTCTGTGAGAGCAGCCTTTGCTTCTGAAGGGCCTCATCCAAACAGAGCCCCCCCTTCAGCTTGCAGCTTGCCAACATGGACTTGGGGTTACcattttttggtttaaaaaaaaaataaattaaaaattcactgtttcaaagaagaaagaaatcctcCTTAAAATGGACTCCTTCCTACAATGAAGCCCAACGCATGACAAGTTGGGAGCCTCCACCTCCGATCTCCAGCACGTATCTGGCTGCTCCAGACTTGGCCAAGGCTCACGTGGCCAAAAATCAGTGTATCACCATGCTTTTCCCAAGAGCGTAGAGAAATTGTACCTGACATACGTGTAGTGTTTAAACCCAGAGGCTGTTTGGTTTGTTAcctgtatttatttcaataaattatTGGTGTTCTTCCAATGATGTGGTGACAGGCATGATTGCTGCTGTCCACCTCCACAGGAGCACAGTTGAGGACTGCCTGTCCCATGTTTGAACTGGAAAATACCAACCAGCTTCCTCTGGGTTTGAGAGTTATTACCTGTCTCGTGTGTGCCCGTGCTCAGGAAAGGAGCTTGGGTACCTCTAGAGGAAAGTTGTTGGCGTTTGTACTGACCATgttaatacaaaaatacatgtgCCTTAATCCCTCTGACTGTAGTCCATTGAATAGATGTAAACAGTGGAAATGTACGGGggtgggtttggtggtttgggctgtgctggctgggctcCCTGCTTCTCTCAGTGGCTGTGTGCaccttcttttctgttctttttttttgtcttgccCCTGTGTCAAATGTCACACTCCCAGTCCCATGCTCCACAGgagtgagctgctgctgtgtgctgcagtggTGGGTGCTGTGGGCTCAGCTGGCTCCTTTTGGATTGGAATTCAACAGTCCCCCATGGCTGCCCTCTCCGTGCAGCCTGGCCCCAGTGCCCCGGGGTGGGAAGGCAGCTGGGCTTGGGTTGAGGTGTGGCACTCTGATCCAGAACTGGAGCTCCTCCATCTCTACCATAGCGCACCTCCTAGGCAGTTGGAGAGCAGCCTTGTAGCAGCCCCACTGGCGGGGTGTGAGCTGGGCTTGAGGCCAGAGCCTGTGGTGTTTCAGTGCCTCCTTGGTGCTCCTGCTCCACACGGTGGCCTCTGCCACCCACCACTgtggcagccagggctgtggctgtgaCAGAAGGGAGCCACGGAGAGCGTGGGCCTGCTGTGGCGTATctcctccctggggacaggggttttctcctgccctgccctgtgtcCCCCTCATGGCCAGGATGCTTGAGGCCTGCAGAcccccaggggctggcagcgaGGCCTGTGGACCCCCAGGGCCCACAGCGAGGCCTGGCCCCAAACTGCCCTTCCCCACCCTGCAGTAAGGCCCCTCTCTGCCACCAGTTGCCTTATGGTGCCGCGTGACGTCACTGCTGTGACGTCACGCCACGGCGCCGCCGGGCacagcgccccccccccccctttaccGCCGCACTACGGCTCCCGGAAGGCCTCGCTGCGGACTACCCTTCCCGGCGTGCCCTGCGCGGGGGGGTGTGGCGGCGGGACTACATTTCCCGGCGTGCCCCGCGCCCGGGAGGGGGGCGGTGCCCTACGGCGGCCGGCGCGGCGGTGGGCGCGTGACGGGCCGGCCGGGTGCTGTTCGCCAAGATGGCGGACGAGGAGGGCGAAGGGCTGCCGCGCTCGGCGGCCGCGCCGCACCGGAACGGCGGCGGTGAGggggccccggcggggccgggcgggccccGCGTCGTCCGTATCGTCAAGTCGGAGTCCGGTTACGGCTTTAACGTACGCGGTCAAGTGAGCGAGGGCGGCCAGCTCCGGAGCATCAACGGCGAGCTGTACGCCCCGCTGCAGCATGTCAGCGCCGTGctgggcggcggggccgccgaCCGCGCTGGGGTGCGCAAGGGAGACCGCATCCTGGAGGTGTGAGTACGGGGgggggccgccgcccgccctgcccggcctggggggctgcctgcccccgcgccgccgccaccccccgccgccgcggagGGCCGAGCCCTGGGGGGGGGCTGAGCTTCGCTGGGGGCTCGGTGGGGGTCGGCCGGCCTCCCTGCGTTGGGGAcgtgggggctggtgggggtgGTTGGACCCCAGCAGGGGCTTGAGGGGTGGGATTGTTCTGCTCTCACCAGGGGCTTCGGGGGGGGCCCCCCGGGAGGCCGCTGCGCTGCTGCGGGGGTTCCTGAGGAGAGGCCTGGTGTTTGCTCcctgagggctgggggggctgcgcTGGGGTCCTCTCACCGGGAGCCCTCGGGGGGCCTGGCCTCCCCTTAGCGGGGGATTTGGGGACCCCTCACGAGGGAGCCTCACATCCCGGGGACCCCCTCGTACagcgggggtgggggctgccggCACCCTCTCACCGAGGGTTTTAGGGGGCCTCTTCCAGGGAGCAGTGGGCCGGAGCCTTCCCCGCTGAGGGTTTGGGGTGGAGGGGGCCAGGCTCCGTCTCCTTGAAGGCGAGGCGCTCGGTTTTCCAGGGGGTTCGTCAAAGGATCCCCTTCTTCATGGGGTGTGTGGTGGGGTTGTGGGTGACAGCCTCAGGAAAGAGCCCCTTCCCCTGGAGGGTGAGTGTGGGCTCCCCTTCACCCCCTTGCCCCTGGGGAGGTGCTCCCCCACCGTGATTTCTGGGGGGCATCCCTCGGAcggcagagcagggagggctcGCAGGCAGCAGGAATATCTGTAGGAGCCACGTCCAGGGATCTGCCTCCCCGGCCGGGAAGGGCTGGTGGGAGAGGGTGGCCACAGTGGGGAATTTGCCTGGGGAGGCACTGAGCTCCTAGAGAAAAGCTGTTCTCGGGAGAGATCCCTGGTAAGGAGGGGAAGTAGGTTAGGAGATGTGAAAGGAGGTGGCTGGAAGGAAGGGGGAGCTCACCCTGAGGAAGTCTGCGGGAGGGGGGAGAGGcccacagctgcaggagctgggctgggtgaGCCCACGGGTGCCCTCGcaagagagctggctggggccGGGATGAGGGGTGCGAGGGTGCAGACCCTCCTCTGATCCGTGGGACCCTCGGTCTTCAATGTAGAGACcctcctgggggggggggggaggtacCTCTGGGACGAGACAGGGGTGTTCTCTGGAGTTGGTGGCCTGCCTTTCAGCCATGTGGCCTTGCGGGAGGCGGCAGAGATGGACGTGCATGCTCAGGGATGGGACCAGCTGCTTGGTTTTGCTTCCTCTCGGTCACTGGGAGCTCTGGTTGTCCAACACTGGGCGGTAGCTGATTCTTGACAGCAAGAATTGTAATGTGAGCCTGAAAACATCTTTCCATGGGAATGCTTCAGCTGTGTTGAAACTGGTCttcccccctcaaaaaaacccaacaacacaaACCCAAATCCACAAACCTTTAAACTTTGAGCCTGTGTTTGTGGACTACTGACATCGGTTAAATCGCTTTGAGGGATTTCTGTAGCCTCAGCATGTCAAGGTGTATTTTTCTTAGCGTGTTCCCCTTCGTCTTGCGGTTCTTGGTGTTGgttctgcctgtgctgagctgtgcGATACCTCCTGATCCTTACGTATTTGTACTTCATGCCGAGTTGGTTGAGTTCAATTACTTATTAATTACAGGGATTTCATAGCAGCAGGAATGCTTTGCTGCCAGTCtttgcaggctgcagtgtgtgaAGGACAACAGCATGTGTTTGGGCCCAGCAGAGGAGATCTGTTCTGACTAGCCCGTGGCTAGAGAGCTGGCCGTGCCTTGCAGAAAGCTTGCTGTTGGGATTTGGCGCTCTCCCGTGTGACCCAAATACTTTacactttgatttttctgtgcagaagaaCCATTCAGGGGGTGAATTCTGCACCTGGAGGATCTACTTGAAAGAACAGCGCTTATTGACCAAGGGGAAATATTTTGCATGCGTTGCAAGGTGCCGAGCTGAAATTCTTCCTTATGCCCGCTGTGGGGAAACACTTAAAATGCCATGTTTGAAATCAGAGGTAGGTTTTGAGGCTGACGCTGGAATGGGGTTCGGTCGCCGGCACGAGGTGAGGGCCTGACCTTTAGTCTGTTGCTGAACCGTGCGGTGGTGTTTGAAAGAATTAAGACCTGCAGATAACGACAGTTAACGAGGGGGCACGAGGGGTGTTTGCTTGTGGCTCTCTGGACCTCTGGCTTccccctctgcagggcagggagcaacTGCGGCTGGAAGGACGGGGGATTTCCTCTTGCTTTATCTGTCACTTATCTCCGGGGAGAAGTTGCTTTTAATTTGGCCATGTATCTTCTTGTCCACTCGCTCTTTTCCAAtctcagcctttgcttttgttaaCCTGGCTGCATAAATCAGCCCCCAAAACCACTACGTGGTACCAGCCATGTTGTGGCGGCATCAAGTCCCACTGTCTCTGTATGCTCTGCCAAGAGGACGCTCCTTCTCCCTGGGTCTATTAAAATCCAATTCCTGCAAGTAAATTGTGGCATGGTTGTGAGTTGGAGTAGCAAACAATAAAACAAGACTCCAAAAATAGCTCtgatttcccttcctttccacagcagcaccctgcGCACAATGGTGGGGGTGGGGTTCCCTGGGAGGCATGGGGGCCCATccgctgcagcagctgcttccctggcACAGCAATCCGGCCCCAGCACACGGTTCGTCTGCCCGCAGGACCCACAGCAGGTTCAGCAGCGGCGGTGAACTCGCCAAAAGCCGGGCTGCcgggctggagctgggcagtgGGGCCTCAGGAGTAACTGCTGGCCGTCAGTGTCTTTGGAGATCTCACGTTGTGTCTGAGTGCCGAGAGCACGTGCAGGGTAGGTGCTCTCCAAACAGGCTGTTTATTCCCAAGTGGGACTTTGTTTCTACCTCCTGCAACCCGGAGCAAACTGGCCTGGGAGAGAGTTTTGTGGAGAGGCTTTTTGAAGCTTGAGAGGTGAGGC
Encoded here:
- the TUFT1 gene encoding tuftelin isoform X3, coding for MNGLKGWCAVLDVRPHGESPESVKVLRLTLPNDLPGERREQAKQKPVGKAFAMVANRSSNGHSLASECIKSNDGDEEIIKVYLKARAEGGMNHDEHVNQLKSEVRYIQEVVLEKQNGSWLYPERLRADSWEEQEEDCSGEDVEKIRQTAKRLFTKLQEAEKRHQLEKKAFERTVSQYQEEVEQTSSALRRAEKSMVEKEVQMDELQRLMAGMEKEHRSLLLKMKEGEAELARLRSVEGDKLAEQDRSAQLEKEVAMLREKIHHLDDMLKSQQRKVRQMIEQLQNSKTVIQAKDAMIQELKERVAYLEAENLEMHDRIEHLIEKQVSRGGHSSRARSKSEYVSSKRLSGPKPLPLIRVVET
- the TUFT1 gene encoding tuftelin isoform X2, whose amino-acid sequence is MSNSYLDADEESVKVLRLTLPNDLPGERREQAKQKPVGKAFAMVANRSSNGHSLASECIKSNDGDEEIIKVYLKARAEGGMNHDEHVNQLKSEVRYIQEARSSLKKLREDLSSKLENRQGDKQHAQVVLEKQNGSWLYPERLRADSWEEQEEDCSGEDVEKIRQTAKRLFTKLQEAEKRHQLEKKAFERTVSQYQEEVEQTSSALRRAEKSMVEKEVQMDELQRLMAGMEKEHRSLLLKMKEGEAELARLRSVEGDKLAEQDRSAQLEKEVAMLREKIHHLDDMLKSQQRKVRQMIEQLQNSKTVIQAKDAMIQELKERVAYLEAENLEMHDRIEHLIEKQVSRGGHSSRARSKSEYVSSKRLSGPKPLPLIRVVET